A single Candoia aspera isolate rCanAsp1 chromosome 7, rCanAsp1.hap2, whole genome shotgun sequence DNA region contains:
- the AKAP3 gene encoding A-kinase anchor protein 3, translating to MTENIDWLQSQSGLCKIERDTPSEEEEEEEKTQQNWTQSSSDPLKLRKELEKCTAGVQNALNASNNARRARPREAPVGRQAVAQRNLRSPGGYSVCDEEFSLNVSSNRGSHLAMKAGCQKESKDEESDGSASPNPNPDPDEVSFYCNRLSNLAIAMARKEMNDRPEGNNNACIHNTLFAAAGDHGLRSIGVGTEDGKHISSRMCECKYEESPSSKKKASFYYKEENTEIPNKSEPSRDEGKGCHHRKRFGPDEYSNSLSKGILVYANNVVSDMMVSVMKTMKVKVNDSNIACAVLKKVLLKHSKEVVSDLIDSCMKNLHDVTGTLMTDSDFVSAVKRSLFTQGSQKASEIVQAMLNRLHNALIVQKQVSERNKSHSMAFATIKTGQGLDAKTQNMRFSAAKTETMKDKETTCAETVGNHIIKEGLSMWHQKQQHDNAGSASPPARAFPAQDSQDLSNLSTDSWARDLIVTALLLIQYHLVQQENAMKDASEGGRASKAAGPLGYLAQDKGISPLKQPDTLRQSEDEQFEMNAENDMSSIVVMLIQKLINETVKKLGGNSGTLMADEAYRSAYKGPEGPGPSGLSEIDHSYEDAISGLTKMILDQCDVNRKEGGSGPFIDNLVDTVTKLCLMIAKYSNPESGLGDGDDVGGPFYSKGTENAESRTGSGEDAASGRKVVVTNQNAPENIHSKQLQAVLQWVAASQLNVPVLYFMDDDEETQNKLQQLSTVAVERNYSVGEVMQAVLKYEKERQLGEALGNFMRLPVLDWLLQNL from the exons ATGACAGAGAACATTGACTGGTTACAGAGCCAGAGTGGACTGTGTAAAATAGAGCGTGACACACCcagtgaggaagaggaggaggaagagaagacacAGCAGAACTGGACG CAATCTTCCTCTGATCCACTCAAGCTCCGAAAAGAACTGGAAAAGTGCACAGCTGGAGTCCAGAATGCACTGAATGCCAGTAACAATGCTAGAAGGGCGAGACCGAGGGAGGCACCTGTGGGAAGGCAAGCTGTGGCCCAGCGCAACCTCCGCTCCCCGGGGGGCTACAGTGTCTGTGATGAGGAGTTCAGCCTGAATGTCAGCTCCAACAGGGGATCCCACTTGGCCATGAAGGCCGGTTGTCAGAAGGAATCTAAGGATGAAGAGAGCGATGGTTCAGCTTCGCCAAACCCGAATCCTGACCCAGATGAAGTCTCTTTTTATTGCAACAGGCTTTCCAACCTCGCCATAGCAATGGCACGCAAAGAGATGAATGACCGGCCTGAAGGCAATAACAACGCATGCATACATAACACCCTTTTTGCCGCTGCTGGGGACCATGGCCTAAGATCAATTGGGGTTGGGACAGAGGATGGCAAGCACATTTCTTCCAGGATGTGTgaatgcaaatacgaagaaagcccCAGTTCGAAGAAAAAAGCTTCCTTTTattacaaagaagaaaatacagaaatccCAAATAAAAGTGAGCCTTCCAGGGATGAAGGCAAAGGGTGCCATCATAGGAAACGCTTTGGTCCCGATGAATACAGCAACTCACTGAGCAAAGGAATACTGGTCTATGCCAATAATGTGGTTTCAGACATGATGGTCTCTGTTATGAAGACTATGAAAGTGAAGGTTAACGATTCCAACATCGCCTGTGCAGTGTTGAAAAAGGTGCTGCTGAAGCACTCTAAAGAGGTCGTGTCGGACCTGATTGATTCCTGTATGAAAAACTTGCATGACGTCACCGGGACACTCATGACTGACTCTGACTTTGTTTCTGCTGTGAAGCGGAGCCTCTTCACCCAAGGCAGCCAGAAGGCCTCTGAAATAGTGCAAGCCATGCTGAATCGGTTGCACAATGCTCTGATTGTCCAAAAGCAGGTGAGCGAGAGGAACAAATCGCACAGCATGGCCTTTGCCACCATTAAGACGGGCCAAGGGCTGGATGCCAAGACTCAAAACATGAGGTTTTCGGCTGCAAAAACCGAAACTATGAAAGACAAGGAAACGACCTGTGCAGAAACAGTTGGCAATCACATCATCAAGGAGGGTCTCAGCATGTGGCACCAGAAGCAGCAGCATGACAATGCAGGGTCAGCCTCACCACCCGCCAGGGCTTTCCCAGCCCAAGACAGCCAAGACCTTTCTAACCTTTCCACTGATTCCTGGGCAAGAGACCTGATTGTGACGGCATTACTGCTGATACAGTACCATCTCGTGCAGCAGGAGAACGCCATGAAGGATGCCTCTGAAGGGGGCCGAGCCAGCAAGGCCGCTGGCCCCCTGGGCTACTTGGCCCAGGACAAAGGCATCAGCCCTTTAAAGCAGCCCGACACTTTAAGACAAAGTGAGGATGAACAGTTTGAGATGAATGCGGAAAATGATATGTCAAGCATTGTAGTAATGCTCATCCAGAAGCTCATCAACGAGACTGTCAAAAAATTAGGAGGAAATTCAGGGACGCTGATGGCCGACGAAGCATACCGGAGTGCTTACAAGGGTCCTGAGGGCCCAGGTCCTTCCGGCCTTTCAGAAATAGATCATTCTTATGAAGATGCCATATCTGGACTGACCAAAATGATTTTGGACCAGTGTGACgtcaacaggaaggaaggaggcagtggacCATTCATTGACAACCTGGTTGATACGGTGACCAAGCTGTGTCTGATGATAGCCAAATACAGCAATCCTGAGTCAGGACTCGGAGATGGAGATGATGTTGGGGGACCTTTCTATTCAAAGGGCACAGAAAATGCGGAAAGCAGAACAGGTTCTGGCGAAGACGCAGCTTCTGGCCGGAAGGTGGTTGTAACTAACCAGAATGCTCctgaaaacattcacagcaagcagCTCCAAGCCGTCCTTCAGTGGGTGGCAGCCTCTCAGTTGAATGTCCCAGTGTTATACTTCATGGATGATGATGAAGAAACCCAGAACAAG